The Paenibacillus sp. FSL W8-0426 region CCGAATCGCGGCCGACCGTATAGCGGGTGCGTGGCTTACTTACGTGGATGGCTCGTGAAACCACTGCTGCCACTTTCTCGGGGCGGATACCGTCCGTGGCCCACGTTTCAGCCTGAGCCTTCACGGCATCAAAAAGACGATCATGGCGCCGGTGCTGATCCGGCGTCATCAATTTCGCCAGTCGCTCCGCTGTCGTAATCCCTTGCTCCGACAGACCCGTGCTGACGCCACCCGGAGTGATCATGATTACCTTGAGGCCAAACGAGGACATCTCCCTGCGGAGACTGTCATTGATCGCTTCCATAGCATACTTTGCAGCCGAATAAATTCCGAACCCGGGCATGGAAACCTTGCCCCCAAGCGAACCGATATTGACTACTCGCCCGCCGCTGTTCAGCAAGGCCGGGGTAAGTGCCTGAATAACCGCGACCTGTCCGATCACGCTGACTTCGATCTGGCGGCGAAATTCATCCAGCGGAACCATCTCGAGAGGGGCATTAACGGCGATGCCGGCATTGTTGACCACGGCCCGCAAAGGGCGACCAAGCGGATCTTGCTCCACCCGTTCGGCCAGCGCCTGTAGTGTGTTGATATTGGTAACATCGACGATCACCGGTTCGATATTTTTGCGTTTGATTTTGTCGGCGTCTTCCTGACGACGAACCCCCGCCAAAACATGAAATCCTTCAGCGGCGAGCTGCTCCGCAGTAGCCCTGCCGATACCGCTGGACGTACCTGTGACGACGACCAGCTCTTGAGTTTTAGATGGCATAGTAACCCTCCTGAGTTTGATAAGATGTGGACCACGGTATAGCACTGTTATACAGGTATTATAGCACCGCTATACAAAACTGTCTATAGCGGTGCTATATTTTTTTCGAAGTATCGTTCTGTGGTCTGAACATTGCTTTGACGGGCGTTGGTAATGCATTCCGCGTACCACATTTCACCGTCACGCAACAGGAATCCAAGAGAACGAATGCTCGCATCCTCCAAACATAAAAAAGATCGCCATCCTCCTGGAGGTCCAGGTTGGATACGCGATCTTTTTTATGCGTCTCTAAATTAGGGCTTTGCCTGGGGTCGCCAGGCTCTGTCATCGAATTCCTCATTTTGAATCGGCTTCCGGCCTCTGGATCAAAATGATCTGCATTACGCTTTCCCGAATGAGATCAACGACGTCTGGCTGGGGTGGGGGTGTCTTACGAACCTGGGCCGTCACATACAGCCAAGAGGCCGTATTCGCAGAAGCCCAGACCAGATCTGCCGCAGCCTGAGCGGACACAGCCAGTTTGCCTTCGTCGGCGACTCTCTGAACATTTTGCACCAATGCTTGGTACGACTGATCTGCCGCCTCGATATGGGCTCCCTCGAGCAACCGCCCCATCATCGCCGCATAAATCCGAGGACGGGCTGCCGCGAAGCGGACATAGTCATCCCATCCTTGACGAAGAGCCATCTCTGGAATGGTCGACTCCACCGCGGCAATCTTGCTTTCAAATAACTGTTTGAACGCTTCCACTATAGCTGCACTCAGAAGTCCATCGGCATTGCCGAAATGGTGGTAGAGGGTAGGTGCTGTAACCTGCGCGATCGCAGTTACGGCTCGCGTCGAAAATTGGGCTCCGCCCTCCTCTTCGAGTACCTTAAGAGCAGCTGCCAATATTTTGTCATATGTGTTCATACTTCTATTATAGCAGTGCTATATACGAATGTCCATTAGGAAGGTTGTACACTTGTGATCATAATTCCTGTATTGGTGACCAGATATTCAAATCGAATCGGATTATGTTCTTGTCCTTTACGGCAATCGGTACAAGTTCTTGTCTTGGGTTCGGGACAAGAACTTGTACCGATAAAACAAAAAAAGCCGCTAAAATAGCGACTTCAAATGGGACTACGCTCTTGTCCCCCGACAGTTAATCCAGATACAAAATCTCAATCTCGCCCGGAGCGAAGGATTGCTCTGCGTAATTCCCCCCCCAATCACAAAGCGATCTCAAAATGGGTTCAAGTGATTGACCCAGTTCCGTCGTTGAATATTCGACCTTAGGCGGTACCTGATTGTACATCTTTCTGCGAATTAATCCGTCTGTTTCCAGTTCCCGAAGAGTTTGAATCAGCATCTTTTGCGATATATTATGAACGAGTCGCTTAAGCTCTCCCGTCCGTTTAGGTCCTTTTATTAAATAGTACAGAACAAGCCCCTTCCACTTTCCTCCGATAACCTCTAGTGTAACTTCCAGTTCACAGAAAAATGTTTTCATATCAATGCACCATCTCCCTACCTAAGAATATCCCCTTCATGTATCGCTTGATCCTTCAAGGATCACTGAAGGAAAAATTGAACGTTACATGGAGGGGATAATACAATCGCATTTAAGTTGATTTAAAAATCTTTGTCGTTTGAAAATGATTATGTCCTGGTTAAACTTGAGCTACTCCGCCATCTACGAATAATTCAACGCCGTTCATATAGCTGCTTTCATTAGAGGCCAGGAACATGACAGCATTGGAGATCTCTTCAACCTGCCCCACTCTGCCGAGCGGAATATCATTTTTTGCCTGTTCCAGGATATGATCCAGTTCAGAGCCAAATAACTCATCGTACGCCGGCGTTACGATGGTTCCCGGACTAAGGATGTTTATACGAATTTCGGTCCCTCTCATATCAAGAATCCAGCTGCGGACGAGCTGTCTGATCGCTGCCTTGGATGCACCATAGATACTAAACGCTGGCATCCCCGTCGAGCCAGCAGTGGATCCCGTTAGAATAATCGAACCTCTTTTATTTGGAAACAAAGCTAATGCTTTTTGTACTGTAAAGATGGTTCCTTTCACGTTGACATCGAAAGTCTTGTAGTATTGTGCTTCTGTAATTTCTCCTAATGGAAGGAATGACCCTAATCCGGCATTTGCAAAGAGAATGTCCAAGTGTCCCTTTTCTCGCTTAACTGTTTCGAATAATATATCTAGATCTTCCGATTTAGATATGTCACCTCGGACACCTGTAACATTCTTTCCGATCTGCTTTACTGCTTCATCCAGTTCACGTTGTCTGCGTCCTGTGATAAAAACGTAAGCCCCTTCTTTTACGAACTGTTGTGCCGACGCGAGACCGATGCCGCTTGTACCTCCGGTTACAACTGCTACCTTCCCGTCAAATTTCCCCATTCTATTACACTCCTTTTATAATGATTTATATGGTGTAGGATGCTCTGTCTGCCTCATGAACCTCCTATGAACGATAGTATGGGGGAAAAGTTACAAGAAAAACAGTACCCACTTTTTAGTGATATAGTCACCAAAAAGTGATAATTGAGGCGGCACAAGCGTTTGTTTTTACAGCCTAACAGATGGAAGTGAGCTCCATTAATTACTCACCACATGATACCACGTATTTGAACTATCCTGCCCGTTCGTATTATGAGGTCAACCAGTTCTTTCTGGTTGATCCTTTTTTCATTAGCTTTGAGAATGAAGGTAGCCGGGTCGAACGTACCTGCCCGTGGGACTTGATCCCGAGCGCTATATTGTTCACCCCTACTTGTCATGACCATGTTTGAGGCTGGTTGGGACATAGATCCCGTATAACAAGCGATGCTATGGAGCGACAAGAGGAAATCACAGGGGCTGCCGGTAAATCTAAATTAGGAAGGTGCATTTTAATGAATCCAGTGATTGGCCTGGATATTTCTAAAGGTGAAAGCTATGGGCAAGCCTTTTTAAAGCGAGGCAAACCGTACAGAGGGACGTTTCAATTTGAACATACCCAAGAAGGTCTGACGAAGTTACTTCAAGCTATTCAGGATCTTGAACATGCTGCTGGACTACGTCCTACACTACTTCTTGAGGCGACTGGGCATTACCAGAGTCCTGTTGTTCAGTTCTTAGAGGAGCATCATTATTTGTACATTGTCATTAATCCGCTTATCTCAAATCGGCTTAGAAAGTCCAGCCTTCGTAAGGTAAAAACGGATGCCGCTGATGCCTATTTGCTAGGAGAGTTGTACTATAAAGAAGAATTTGAGCCCTTTAAAAAAAGAGGTGTTCAACTGCTTAATTTGCGTTATCTAACAAGACAATATGAGTCTCTTTCAAAGATGTGTGTACAAATTAAACTGCAGTTTCAAGCTGTTCTTGATCAAGTTTTCCCTACGTACAAAAGTGTTTTTGGAGATATCTATTCTCATATTTCACTTCGATTTCTAAGTGAATTTCCAACTTCATATTTGGTACTACAATCGGACGAAGGAATGCTTAAATCCAAATTCAAAGAGCTGCTTTCCTCAAGACGAGGACGATCAGAGAATTGGATCTGTGTGCGAGTTAAGCGTCTACTTCTTGCGGCAAAACAAAATCCTTTTCAGCAGAATATGTACTCTAGTCACTTGGTTAACCTGAGAGTTTTGATTTCGCTCATCCTTCAGTACCAAGAACATCTATCTCAATTGGAAAAGAACATAGATGCTCTCGCTGAAGAAATTCAAGAATATGATTTAATCCAGTCGATTCCCGGTATAGGTCCTAAAATTGCGGCAACAATTTTATCGGAAATTGGAGAAGTCGACCGATTTGATCATCCAAAGAAACTAGTAGCCTTTGCGGGCATTGACCCGAGTGTATTCGCATCTGGAAAGTTTACGGCAACACGCAATCGAATTACCAAACGTGGTTCACGACAACTTCGTTATGCTCTAGTTATGGCCGTCCAGTGTGGACTCATCCGCTCTCGAAATCTGCGACTTAAAGATTTTTATGATCGCAAAAGAGCCGAAGGAAAGCCACATAAAGTAGCTTTAATCGCATGCGCAAATAAGCTGGTTCATTGGCTTTATGTCATCCTGAAAAGTAAAAAAACTTTCCGCGCTGTCTAAGCACTCATATTGGTATAACCTTCCAAAACAAAGAAATTGGAGGGTTATTTGTCATGCTTAATTTTACTATACCACATGACTTAAGTTCATTTTGCTGGTAATCTTGACAAGCTATTAGCTGGTATAGCTTGTTAGCTTAATGAATTAACTGGCGATTACCCGTTAGACATATGCCTAATCGGTACAAGGTCTTGTCCTTGGCTCGGGACACAAACTTGGAATGAGAATATATAAAAAAGCCGCTAAAATAGCGACTTTCAATGTTCTCATCTTCGATATTACAAGAAAATGCTTACCCGCAATTAGTCA contains the following coding sequences:
- a CDS encoding SDR family NAD(P)-dependent oxidoreductase: MPSKTQELVVVTGTSSGIGRATAEQLAAEGFHVLAGVRRQEDADKIKRKNIEPVIVDVTNINTLQALAERVEQDPLGRPLRAVVNNAGIAVNAPLEMVPLDEFRRQIEVSVIGQVAVIQALTPALLNSGGRVVNIGSLGGKVSMPGFGIYSAAKYAMEAINDSLRREMSSFGLKVIMITPGGVSTGLSEQGITTAERLAKLMTPDQHRRHDRLFDAVKAQAETWATDGIRPEKVAAVVSRAIHVSKPRTRYTVGRDSALLTRLVRILPDKLLDRMLRSQMKLQ
- a CDS encoding TetR/AcrR family transcriptional regulator, whose protein sequence is MNTYDKILAAALKVLEEEGGAQFSTRAVTAIAQVTAPTLYHHFGNADGLLSAAIVEAFKQLFESKIAAVESTIPEMALRQGWDDYVRFAAARPRIYAAMMGRLLEGAHIEAADQSYQALVQNVQRVADEGKLAVSAQAAADLVWASANTASWLYVTAQVRKTPPPQPDVVDLIRESVMQIILIQRPEADSK
- a CDS encoding winged helix-turn-helix transcriptional regulator, producing MKTFFCELEVTLEVIGGKWKGLVLYYLIKGPKRTGELKRLVHNISQKMLIQTLRELETDGLIRRKMYNQVPPKVEYSTTELGQSLEPILRSLCDWGGNYAEQSFAPGEIEILYLD
- a CDS encoding SDR family oxidoreductase encodes the protein MGKFDGKVAVVTGGTSGIGLASAQQFVKEGAYVFITGRRQRELDEAVKQIGKNVTGVRGDISKSEDLDILFETVKREKGHLDILFANAGLGSFLPLGEITEAQYYKTFDVNVKGTIFTVQKALALFPNKRGSIILTGSTAGSTGMPAFSIYGASKAAIRQLVRSWILDMRGTEIRINILSPGTIVTPAYDELFGSELDHILEQAKNDIPLGRVGQVEEISNAVMFLASNESSYMNGVELFVDGGVAQV
- a CDS encoding IS110 family transposase gives rise to the protein MNPVIGLDISKGESYGQAFLKRGKPYRGTFQFEHTQEGLTKLLQAIQDLEHAAGLRPTLLLEATGHYQSPVVQFLEEHHYLYIVINPLISNRLRKSSLRKVKTDAADAYLLGELYYKEEFEPFKKRGVQLLNLRYLTRQYESLSKMCVQIKLQFQAVLDQVFPTYKSVFGDIYSHISLRFLSEFPTSYLVLQSDEGMLKSKFKELLSSRRGRSENWICVRVKRLLLAAKQNPFQQNMYSSHLVNLRVLISLILQYQEHLSQLEKNIDALAEEIQEYDLIQSIPGIGPKIAATILSEIGEVDRFDHPKKLVAFAGIDPSVFASGKFTATRNRITKRGSRQLRYALVMAVQCGLIRSRNLRLKDFYDRKRAEGKPHKVALIACANKLVHWLYVILKSKKTFRAV